The sequence TGATAATGATCGCCGGATAAAATCCCAAGGATCTTATGCCGCGTCGTCTGGGGTTTATTGGTGACAATGGAGATCTTTTGCCCCAGCAGAGAGTTCATCAGCGTCGACTTGCCGACGTTCGGTTCGCCGACCAAGGCGACGTATCCTGCTTTGTACTTCGTCGATTCCATTCAGTAAGACAATGTACTCAAAACCGGGGGGAGTTTCAACGGAAAGGAGTCTCACGGCGACGGGGGGAATCAGGGGTTGGAGATGATTGAAGACAGAAGAGGGACGCCGGGAACATCATGCTCTGCCGAGCAAAATTTCCAACGGGTTGTTGCCGAAAAATTATTTCGCTATCAATTTCTTGTAGGCCTCGACATCCAGCAATTGGTCGAGTTCGGCAGGTTTCTCAATCTTCACTTTGATCATCCATCCCTGTTCGTACGGGTCTTTATTCACTAATTCGGGAGAATCGTGAATCTTCTTGTTCACTTCGAGCACCTCGCCGGTAACGGGTGAGAAAAGATCCGAAACTGCCTTCACCGCCTCGACGGTCCCAAATGCCTGGCTGTGCTCTACTTTCTTCCCTACGGCGGGGAGCTCGACAAAAACGATGTCGCCCAATTCTCCCTGGGCATATTCGGTGATACCGATGAA is a genomic window of Bacteroidota bacterium containing:
- the gcvH gene encoding glycine cleavage system protein GcvH; its protein translation is MNFPEKLKYTKDHEWIRVEGDAGFIGITEYAQGELGDIVFVELPAVGKKVEHSQAFGTVEAVKAVSDLFSPVTGEVLEVNKKIHDSPELVNKDPYEQGWMIKVKIEKPAELDQLLDVEAYKKLIAK